The window CAGAATATACAATTACCATCAAAAGAGGTAAAAGAAGTCCTATCAACAATGAAAAATAAATAGATGTAGTCGAATCAAAAGTATGTTGCTCCACAACATTAGAAAAAACGACAAGCGATAGGACAACGACAATCATCCCTAACGGATAAGTTAAGGGACGATAATCTTTCAAATTTAAAATTTGCGCCAGCCCAAAGACAGATGCGAAAAAATATAGAACCATCTTAAAAAAGAGACAAATAATCCAAAGCGTAGCCATCAGTACCTCTATGCGATTTATAAAATTCCCAATGTTTATCTTTTTGGCTAATCCGTAGCTTGGATACATTTGTCTGTCAGTCAAATCAGAGCCTAATACCAAAACACATAAAAGTGTGATGATAATAATGACTATTTCACCTATTAAATTTCCAATAAAGAAAGATTTCTTAGCAGATTCAGGTTTGTTGATAAAGGCAGGAAAAACCATTAATAAAGCCACTGCATTGATGGAAGAGATAACGGTCAATGATAAGGTTCCATGAAAGAAACTTTTAATGTCTGCCTCAAATACAGGCTGAATGTTTTTAATTTCGATTTCAGGTGCAATAAAGACCACTAAAATAATAAATAGTAGGAAGAAAACAC is drawn from Psychrobacillus sp. INOP01 and contains these coding sequences:
- a CDS encoding endospore germination permease; amino-acid sequence: MQNVKINSYQFLVLVILFTIGTGILVVPSVLAADVKQDAWIAAVFGTSIGLLIIWLFTKIGLWFPNQTIIQMNETLFGKWLGKAFSFLFIFINLLFTIILLYYSGSFLTTHVLPNTPMAATNILMAFILVMAVRLGIETIARSAEILIGVFFLLFIILVVFIAPEIEIKNIQPVFEADIKSFFHGTLSLTVISSINAVALLMVFPAFINKPESAKKSFFIGNLIGEIVIIIITLLCVLVLGSDLTDRQMYPSYGLAKKINIGNFINRIEVLMATLWIICLFFKMVLYFFASVFGLAQILNLKDYRPLTYPLGMIVVVLSLVVFSNVVEQHTFDSTTSIYFSLLIGLLLPLLMVIVYSVRKKQLKKEAKPS